The Acropora muricata isolate sample 2 chromosome 7, ASM3666990v1, whole genome shotgun sequence genomic interval cataaaataaaaaaaaaaaaggatgatgatgattataattATAACTGAAATGTACAGACAAACGAAAGCGAAAACAAACGAAAGcacaaacaaactaaaaagaGAAGGCCGTCCAATACACTAACGTAATGATATTGAAGATATGTTATAtacacgtcacaaagtgtctctctGACTCCTATTATAAGCAGAACCCAAACCATAGTTCGAACTAACTATGCCCAAACCAAACAACACTAATTAAATTTCTTTGGCCTAAGGGGACACCGTAGAACAACGTGCGTAATCCTCTTTTTGGAGCTTCATTGAACATGCATAAGAAAcataaaacaaaagacaaaaagcaaataaaatgcaagcaaaaaaaaaaattaaatgtccACACTTCGAAGAATCCCTTGGTAATTCGCTAATAACACTGATCTTTAACTCCATACCTCTTTCAATTGGTCTTGTCAGATACGCCCGATCCGCGTCTTGAACATAATCTTCTGGTCTTGCTTCTTTTGTCCGGTTGTTCAACTCGCACAAATGACGGCTTATGACGTAATTGATGCTCTGGCAACGGATGTTGGAGTTACATAGCAGACTGCAGGTCAAGATGTTTCCAGCCTTGCTTTCTTGAAACACGTGACCCTTCAACATCGTCCCGTATACGGATTGCACACGTTTACATTGCAGGTTGTCCGCGCTTGCTTGAAGAGAAATGGTCAGAAATATGACCACTGCCGCGTAAAAATGAGGTTTCTTGACCATTTTCCACAACAGGAAGCGAGTAGTACCAgaggaaactaaaaaaaatagtaataaaaaaaaaaaaaaaaaaaacgaaacagtGGTAAAAAATTAAGCAGATTAAACTAACATTTGTGAACTTGAGTGTGAACTTTGTGCTACGTACAGAATGATCTGAAATCTTGTGGTCATTTCAGAACGGTATATGTGCGCATGCTTCTAAAAGGGCAACAGCTGCAAGTAAGGCCAAACTGATAATGGGAAGATAAAGTAAACATGACGACCACGGCGAAAAGAatgccacaaatttgcatatttagtaATGAAAAACATCAGTCTTGGACGCTTTCAAGTACATGCGTTTATCATTCTAACCATTTCACAAGACTTCCCATCCTTCAACGTCGTTAAAGCGACCTGTTTTGCCATTATGTAGAGCACAAAAGCACTTTAGGGCCATTTTGCGGTTTTTTCGTTCCATTTCCAAACCCCTGAACTTAATTCTGGCATATGCAGCTACTTAACTTGGGGACGTGCagcaatttgatttgattccGGGATACGTATTTTTGCGCGCCAAATGTGCACATGTTGCACAAGCTTTGATGCATTTATTGCCGTTGTCTGTAAAACAACAACATAAGGTTTTGATGACAACGCCAAGGGCAAACATTCaactttttctttgtatttgtaGTCCCACAAAATCCGTGCAGTTTCTAAAACGCGAAAGTTAGGACATAGAATAATCGCGAAATACATACATAATACTTGGCAAGCTTTTGCAAATCAACTCTTGCACTATGAAGACTCCAGCCTGTTTGCAGAAACGAAAAGGAAAGTGAGTCGAATGCATATGGTTCTCTCTCTTTTGTTATtcatttgggaaaaaaaatatcttttttgatAGATAAAATAAAGTCTTGGGTATAGGATCACTAAATTCCACAAACTGTCTGCAAGTTTGCATTTTGATCGCAACATTTGGCGCCTAAGAGGAGGCCGGGTTGAAACTtctaagaaaataaaattgctcTCAGTTAAGGAGAACAACATAACTGGAACAAAAGGGATCATGCACATATTACCTTGGAAACGAATTTAAGAATTTAAGACAACACAACGTCAAAACCCATCTCACCTGAAAATATGAcgattttcttcttcttttactTGGCGCAATGCGTGAGACTGATTATCCCCAAAGTTGCTTGGCACGAGCAGCTTGGAAGTAAATATAGGGAGTGAAGGGTGTATTTACTATCGAGAGGTTAGCATTGGCGTTTAAACAAACCTCTGTGGAAATAATATAATTGCATCTTAGTGCAGCTTTGAAGACTATTGGACAGAAAACTGAGTGTCCGTGGAACACGCCGGATAGGTTTTTGTCATTAAACCAATCATATAATCGATCTTTCCGTTGCCTTTAATTTCATTCGTCCGCTTCAACTTAGCTGTTAGAATCCTGCAGAGACGCAGGTGTATTGTATTGAGCGTCTGTTTTCCACTTTTCTCCGCTTCGTTTTAGAGGGAACGTTACTATTTGATTATTTCAAGAGGTCTGACAGAGTCGCTGgtcttgaaaataatttttgtattaaattttgcagtCTTAAAGGGAATTATTAAAAGTCCTTTTCGCTTTTACATGTGCGATCTTAGACGGATTGGACACATTTCAGATTAGTCGagattaaaaatgcatgaactGGTTGGGAAAAAACCGAGTGCTACATATGTGTTTAACTCGTCTGCTATGGTGTTGATGTCAAAA includes:
- the LOC136923043 gene encoding pro-epidermal growth factor-like, which gives rise to MVKKPHFYAAVVIFLTISLQASADNLQCKRVQSVYGTMLKGHVFQESKAGNILTCSLLCNSNIRCQSINYVISRHLCELNNRTKEARPEDYVQDADRAYLTRPIERVSLGFIKEVPATSCREIKASERDSAVSGNYWLDSIKPGQVTLVFCDMRTGDIDECASGIHNCINGTAICTNTLGSYKCTCKSGYHGDGQNYCTPDEC